One part of the Sorangiineae bacterium MSr11954 genome encodes these proteins:
- a CDS encoding D-aminoacylase, translating to MDIVFRGARVADGSGEPSFLADVAVEGGRISAIERQGGLSARRVVDAAGLVLAPGFIDMHSHSDLQLLANPDHVAKVSQGVTCEVIGQDGLSYAPVNDTVLDALRTQLAGWNDDPPGFAWNWRSVGEYLDRLDRGVAVNAVYLVPQGTVRMLCLGWEDRPATASELDAMRSTVDEAMKQGAAGLSSGLTYTPGMYAGTDELIALCKVVAARGGFYSPHHRSYGKGAVEAYAEMVHISRRSGCALHLAHATMNFPVNAGRAGELLALLDEAMADGVDLTLDTYPYLAGATYLSALLPSWSTEGGLEATLARLADPEQRERIRRELEDTGSDGCHGVPVDWRTIEINGVRHPRNAHLVGHSVADAASKAGRPPAELYFDVLRDERLGTSCLMHVGHEDNVRTIMRHPAHTGGSDGLLVGNRPHPRAWGTFPRYLAHYVRELGVLGLEECVAHLTGRPARRLRLRDRGLVRTGYAADLVLFDPDRVADTATYDEPRQRASGISYVLVNGVPVIDDGRLTGALPGRSLRHVG from the coding sequence ATGGATATCGTCTTCCGCGGTGCGCGCGTGGCCGACGGTAGCGGGGAACCCTCGTTTTTGGCCGACGTCGCGGTCGAGGGCGGGCGCATCTCCGCGATCGAGCGGCAGGGCGGTCTCTCCGCCCGCAGGGTCGTCGATGCGGCGGGGTTGGTGCTCGCACCCGGCTTCATCGATATGCACTCCCACTCGGATTTGCAGCTGCTCGCCAATCCGGATCATGTGGCGAAGGTCTCGCAAGGCGTCACCTGCGAGGTCATCGGCCAAGATGGGCTCTCGTACGCGCCCGTGAACGATACCGTGCTCGATGCGCTGCGCACCCAGCTGGCCGGTTGGAACGACGATCCTCCCGGCTTCGCTTGGAATTGGCGCTCGGTCGGCGAGTACTTGGACCGGCTCGACCGCGGCGTCGCGGTGAACGCCGTCTACTTGGTGCCGCAAGGGACCGTGCGGATGCTGTGCCTCGGCTGGGAAGATCGCCCGGCCACCGCCTCCGAGCTCGATGCCATGCGCTCCACGGTGGACGAGGCCATGAAGCAAGGTGCGGCCGGCCTGTCCTCCGGGTTGACCTACACCCCCGGCATGTACGCCGGCACCGACGAATTGATTGCACTATGCAAGGTCGTCGCCGCGCGCGGTGGCTTTTATAGCCCGCACCATCGAAGCTATGGCAAAGGCGCCGTGGAGGCCTACGCCGAGATGGTCCACATCTCGCGCCGCTCGGGGTGTGCGCTGCACTTGGCGCATGCGACCATGAATTTCCCCGTGAACGCGGGGCGCGCGGGCGAGCTCCTCGCGCTCTTGGACGAGGCCATGGCCGACGGCGTGGATCTCACCTTGGACACCTATCCTTATCTCGCCGGCGCCACGTATCTGTCGGCGTTGCTCCCCAGCTGGTCGACCGAGGGCGGCTTGGAGGCTACCCTCGCGCGCCTCGCGGATCCCGAGCAGCGCGAACGGATCCGGCGCGAGCTCGAGGACACGGGCTCCGATGGATGCCACGGCGTCCCGGTCGATTGGCGCACCATCGAGATCAACGGCGTGCGCCATCCGCGCAACGCGCACCTCGTTGGCCATAGCGTGGCCGACGCCGCCTCCAAAGCGGGCCGCCCCCCCGCCGAGTTGTACTTCGATGTGCTGCGCGACGAGCGGCTCGGCACATCGTGTTTGATGCACGTCGGCCACGAGGATAACGTGCGCACCATCATGCGCCACCCCGCGCACACGGGTGGAAGCGACGGACTCTTGGTCGGCAATCGCCCGCATCCGCGCGCCTGGGGCACATTCCCACGTTATCTGGCGCACTACGTGCGCGAGCTCGGGGTGCTCGGCTTGGAGGAGTGCGTGGCGCACCTCACCGGCAGGCCCGCGCGCCGTTTGCGGCTTCGGGACCGAGGCCTGGTGCGCACCGGCTACGCGGCCGATCTGGTCCTCTTCGATCCCGACCGCGTCGCCGATACCGCCACCTACGACGAGCCCCGCCAGCGCGCCTCGGGCATCTCGTACGTGCTCGTGAATGGCGTGCCCGTGATCGACGACGGGCGCCTCACCGGTGCGCTCCCGGGCCGATCCCTCCGCCACGTTGGCTGA
- a CDS encoding GntP family permease, translating to MNGSHALHWLQHETGGLLVLSGVGIAALLLLIIRYKVEPFIALLIAGLLVALGAGLSVEQIVGSAQKTSGSLIESGFGGILGHVALIIGLGTLLGGILETSGGAEVLTQKLLRTFGPERAPIAMGLSGLIFGIPVFFDIGIFVLAPLVYVAARKGGRSIVLYAMPLLAGLSITHAFLPPHPGPVAVAGLLHVELGWLIVMGLACGLPAWAVAGIVYSSWIGKRIDLPVPEEMLANAKARAEEKNGTTLEPPSLALVALIIGIPLALILCGTFGSVLLAKGGTTYGVVTFLGTPAVALTVAVLTASWLLGFRRGMSHDDLSKLASTSLRPVGMLLLVVGGGGFFGAVLSATGVGKALASTLMSAGLPVIALVYVISCAMRIAQGSATVAIVTTGGIIAPLLPDLHYSQPRLALIAMSIASGSIIASHVNDGGFWIISRYFGIPVKETLATWTVVETILSVVGFLMAVLLSLFV from the coding sequence GTGAATGGATCGCACGCATTGCATTGGTTGCAGCACGAGACCGGCGGGCTGCTGGTGCTCTCGGGGGTCGGCATCGCCGCGCTGCTCTTGCTCATCATTCGCTACAAGGTGGAGCCGTTCATCGCGCTGCTCATCGCCGGGCTCCTGGTGGCGCTGGGCGCCGGGCTCTCGGTGGAGCAAATCGTCGGCTCGGCGCAAAAGACCTCGGGATCGCTCATTGAAAGTGGCTTTGGCGGCATCCTCGGCCACGTCGCGCTGATCATCGGGCTGGGCACCTTGCTCGGCGGCATCCTCGAAACGTCGGGCGGCGCCGAGGTGCTCACGCAAAAGCTCCTGCGCACGTTCGGCCCCGAGCGCGCGCCCATCGCGATGGGTCTCTCCGGGTTGATCTTCGGGATACCGGTGTTCTTCGATATTGGCATCTTCGTGCTGGCGCCGCTCGTCTATGTGGCCGCCCGCAAAGGTGGCCGATCCATCGTGCTCTATGCGATGCCGCTCTTGGCCGGCTTGTCCATCACGCACGCATTCCTCCCGCCGCACCCCGGGCCGGTGGCGGTGGCGGGGCTGCTCCATGTCGAGCTGGGATGGCTCATCGTGATGGGCCTCGCCTGCGGTCTGCCGGCATGGGCGGTGGCGGGCATCGTCTATTCATCGTGGATTGGAAAGCGCATTGACTTGCCCGTGCCGGAGGAGATGCTCGCCAACGCCAAGGCCCGCGCCGAGGAGAAAAACGGGACGACCCTGGAGCCGCCGTCGCTCGCGCTGGTCGCGTTGATCATCGGTATTCCGCTGGCGCTCATCCTCTGCGGCACCTTTGGGAGCGTCCTGCTGGCCAAAGGCGGGACGACGTACGGCGTGGTGACCTTTCTCGGCACCCCCGCGGTGGCGCTCACGGTGGCCGTGTTGACCGCGTCCTGGCTGCTCGGCTTTCGCCGCGGCATGTCCCACGACGATCTCTCGAAGCTGGCGTCCACCTCGTTGCGGCCGGTCGGGATGCTCTTGCTGGTGGTCGGCGGAGGCGGGTTCTTCGGCGCGGTGCTCTCGGCCACCGGGGTCGGCAAGGCGCTGGCCTCGACCTTGATGTCGGCGGGGCTCCCCGTGATCGCGCTCGTTTACGTCATCAGTTGCGCGATGCGCATCGCGCAAGGATCGGCCACCGTGGCCATCGTGACCACGGGCGGCATCATCGCGCCGCTGCTGCCGGATCTGCATTATTCGCAGCCGCGGCTCGCGTTGATCGCCATGTCGATCGCGTCCGGCTCGATCATCGCGTCCCACGTCAACGACGGGGGCTTTTGGATCATCTCGCGCTATTTTGGAATCCCCGTCAAGGAGACCTTGGCCACCTGGACCGTGGTGGAGACCATCTTGTCGGTGGTCGGGTTCCTCATGGCGGTGTTGCTGAGCCTCTTCGTGTGA
- a CDS encoding molybdopterin-dependent oxidoreductase → MAETRLHTCMLCEAVCGVAVTVDSGARVLSIRGDDRDPFSRGHICPKAAALGDVSSDPDRIRGPMRRVGDRWEAISWDAALEEAGTRLAAVQKQYGRSALGVYIGNPNAHSYSAALASVFFGKLLGTRSKFSATSVDQLPQMLAALEMLGHQLLFPIPDVDRTDHLLMLGANPLASNGSLMTAPGIKKRLEALRARGGRLVVIDPRRTETAQMADAHHFIRPGGDAFLLLGMLHTIFEESLDRPSRQVHPATGWDELRRIARAFPPERVAGRTGMAAEGIRALARAFAEADRAVCYGRVGVCTQEFGALASWLVNALNVVTGNLDRAGGSMFTSPAVDLVGLATKLGQRGHFGVWKSRVRGLPEFGGELPAAVLAEEMETPGKGQIRALVTVAGNPVLSTPNGGRLDGALAKLDYMVSVDIYRNETTRHAHLILPTSFGLERDHYDLALYALAVRNAARYVEPALPAPPGVRSDWDVLFDLGLAVRRHGGGKPGRALTLAARGIGALGPKRMLDALLRIGPYRLSLNALRESPHGTDLGPLEPRLGHFLGESPVKLAPPLFVGDIPRLESALASRGAAAELVLIGRRHLRSNNSWMHNSLRLVKGKDGCTLYMHPDDAEARGLANGDRVIVGSPRARLETTVEVTDAIAPGVVSLPHGWGHDRLGTALRIARAHAGVSINDLTDEAKVDTLSGTASFSGVPITVERAAERAPAVSPARIRAWE, encoded by the coding sequence ATGGCGGAAACACGACTCCATACGTGCATGCTCTGCGAGGCCGTCTGCGGCGTCGCCGTGACGGTCGATTCGGGCGCGCGCGTCCTTTCCATCCGCGGCGACGATCGCGACCCATTCAGCCGCGGCCATATCTGCCCCAAAGCCGCCGCGCTGGGCGATGTCTCGAGCGATCCGGATCGCATCCGCGGGCCCATGCGGCGGGTGGGCGATCGCTGGGAGGCCATCTCGTGGGACGCGGCGCTCGAGGAGGCGGGCACCCGCCTCGCGGCCGTGCAAAAGCAGTATGGGCGCAGCGCCCTCGGCGTTTACATCGGTAACCCCAATGCGCATAGTTATTCGGCCGCTCTCGCCTCCGTCTTCTTTGGAAAGCTGCTGGGGACGCGCTCCAAATTCTCGGCCACCTCGGTCGACCAACTGCCACAGATGTTGGCCGCGCTCGAAATGCTCGGGCACCAGCTGCTCTTTCCCATCCCCGACGTCGATCGCACCGATCATCTGTTGATGCTCGGCGCCAACCCGCTGGCGTCCAATGGCAGCTTGATGACCGCGCCCGGTATCAAAAAGCGGCTCGAGGCGCTTCGCGCGCGCGGCGGCCGGCTGGTGGTGATCGATCCACGCCGCACCGAAACGGCGCAGATGGCCGACGCGCATCATTTCATTCGGCCCGGGGGCGACGCCTTTTTGCTCCTGGGTATGCTGCACACGATTTTCGAGGAGTCGCTCGATCGACCCTCGCGCCAGGTGCATCCCGCCACGGGTTGGGACGAGCTTCGCCGGATTGCGCGCGCCTTTCCGCCGGAGCGGGTGGCCGGGCGAACGGGCATGGCGGCGGAGGGCATTCGCGCGCTCGCCCGCGCCTTTGCCGAGGCCGATCGCGCCGTATGCTACGGCCGGGTCGGGGTGTGCACGCAGGAGTTCGGCGCGTTGGCCTCCTGGCTGGTCAACGCGTTGAACGTGGTCACCGGCAATTTGGATCGCGCGGGCGGCTCGATGTTCACGAGCCCCGCCGTGGATCTCGTGGGCCTCGCGACCAAGCTCGGGCAGCGCGGCCACTTCGGCGTGTGGAAGAGCCGCGTGCGCGGCCTGCCGGAGTTTGGCGGCGAGCTCCCGGCCGCCGTCCTGGCCGAGGAAATGGAGACCCCGGGCAAGGGTCAAATCCGCGCGCTGGTCACCGTCGCGGGCAACCCCGTTCTCTCGACGCCAAACGGCGGCCGGCTCGATGGGGCGCTCGCCAAGCTCGATTACATGGTGTCGGTCGATATCTATCGAAACGAGACCACCCGCCATGCGCATTTGATTTTACCGACGTCGTTCGGCCTGGAGCGCGATCACTACGATCTCGCGCTCTACGCGCTGGCCGTGCGCAACGCCGCACGCTATGTGGAGCCCGCGCTCCCCGCGCCGCCCGGGGTGCGCTCGGATTGGGACGTGCTCTTCGATCTGGGCCTCGCCGTGCGCAGACATGGGGGCGGCAAGCCGGGTCGCGCGCTCACCTTGGCGGCGCGCGGGATCGGCGCGCTGGGGCCCAAGCGCATGCTCGACGCGCTCTTGCGCATAGGGCCTTATCGCCTCTCGTTGAACGCGCTGCGCGAGTCGCCGCATGGCACCGATTTGGGGCCGCTCGAGCCGCGCCTCGGGCACTTCTTGGGCGAGAGCCCGGTGAAGCTCGCACCGCCGCTCTTCGTCGGTGACATTCCCCGGCTCGAATCGGCGCTCGCCTCGCGCGGGGCGGCGGCGGAGCTGGTGCTCATCGGCCGGCGGCATCTTCGCAGCAACAATTCGTGGATGCACAACAGCTTGCGGCTCGTCAAAGGCAAGGACGGCTGCACCCTGTACATGCACCCCGACGACGCCGAGGCGCGCGGTCTCGCCAACGGCGACCGGGTGATCGTCGGCTCACCGCGCGCCCGGCTGGAGACCACCGTGGAGGTGACCGATGCGATCGCGCCCGGGGTGGTGAGCTTGCCGCATGGCTGGGGGCACGACCGCCTCGGCACCGCCCTTCGGATCGCGCGCGCTCACGCGGGGGTGAGCATCAACGATCTGACCGACGAGGCCAAGGTGGATACGCTCTCGGGCACGGCGAGCTTCAGCGGCGTTCCCATCACGGTGGAGCGCGCCGCCGAGCGCGCGCCTGCCGTGTCCCCGGCTCGGATTCGGGCTTGGGAATGA
- a CDS encoding GNAT family N-acetyltransferase, with product MSAPDPTVAFRRARREDVPAIVALLADDTIAVQRDAELAEHAPGDAISDYVRAFEAIDLDPRNFLLVAEQHGTIVGTLQLTYIPSLSRRGSERAQVEAVRVHRDLRGRGLGKRMMEWAIDRARERGCRLVQLTTDKRRTDAHRFYAGLGFESSHEGMKLKL from the coding sequence ATGAGCGCCCCCGACCCCACCGTTGCATTTCGTCGTGCGCGACGCGAGGACGTCCCCGCCATCGTCGCGCTCTTGGCCGACGATACGATCGCCGTACAGCGCGACGCCGAGCTGGCCGAGCACGCGCCGGGTGACGCGATCTCCGATTACGTTCGCGCCTTCGAAGCCATCGACCTCGATCCGCGCAATTTCCTGCTGGTCGCGGAGCAACACGGCACCATCGTGGGTACTTTGCAATTGACGTACATCCCCTCCCTGAGCCGGCGGGGCAGCGAGCGCGCCCAGGTCGAAGCGGTGCGCGTGCACCGCGATCTTCGAGGCCGCGGGCTCGGCAAACGGATGATGGAGTGGGCCATCGATCGAGCGCGCGAGCGCGGGTGCCGCCTCGTGCAACTGACGACCGACAAGCGCCGCACCGATGCGCATCGTTTTTATGCGGGGCTGGGGTTCGAGAGCAGCCACGAGGGCATGAAGTTGAAGCTTTGA
- a CDS encoding DUF4105 domain-containing protein — MRTAAYFFERALSGTIIVVGILFGAFTARAEPATAVSAEERAAIVKERQLGLAYSDPWLRLLLYRQHIDGLWVSQVDDDAFFLSPRGRANPQAELEATLHAFFAPVVAGAEDAHALCRFAARRAWVEEQLVPRGSLPRVRCPKLTSFQEKLDAASVSIVYAANYLSNPASAFGHTFMRIDRRTSNGPGGSGGTGVSYMAKTDTGNPLLYAFKGLGGLFPAYFTFEPYDAVAARYTEDESRDLWEYKLALEPSEIRLLVLHLWELSEIRIQYLYLTENCSYHVLAALEAASPRFDLLSKLNVVVLPGDTIRALTDSPGLVRGVDYHPSLRSRRTSPATADKAPDRGHGSMRVTLGTGATTQYGTGFATFGYRLAMHDLADPADGTPELVQLEILDAQVRLDLARRVLTLDHLTFAEVMSLTPLTSFEKRPSWRAVAFGTRLHDRGCPDCFAHGIEGGLGLTLATRDGRAALFAMADAYIAFSAGFDGVGGSFVRIGAGPYGGLRLRLPGRTLALLTGSVSYLPGQDLSSTYDLRASVRTELGKNVAVGVQAAKQPLSMEAFFSSYFYF, encoded by the coding sequence TTGAGAACGGCGGCATATTTTTTCGAGCGCGCCCTCTCGGGGACAATCATCGTAGTCGGTATTCTTTTTGGTGCATTCACGGCACGCGCGGAGCCCGCGACCGCGGTCTCCGCCGAGGAGCGGGCCGCCATCGTCAAAGAGCGGCAGCTCGGGTTGGCCTACTCGGACCCATGGCTCCGCCTCCTTCTCTACCGCCAGCACATCGATGGGCTCTGGGTGAGCCAAGTCGATGACGATGCGTTCTTCCTCTCGCCCAGGGGCCGGGCCAACCCGCAAGCCGAGCTCGAGGCGACATTGCACGCGTTCTTCGCGCCCGTGGTGGCCGGGGCCGAGGACGCGCATGCGCTCTGCCGTTTCGCCGCGCGCCGGGCGTGGGTGGAGGAGCAGCTGGTGCCGCGCGGGAGCTTGCCGCGGGTGCGCTGCCCGAAGCTCACCAGCTTTCAGGAGAAGCTCGACGCGGCCTCCGTATCCATCGTGTACGCGGCCAATTATTTGAGCAATCCGGCTTCGGCGTTTGGACATACCTTCATGCGGATCGACCGGCGGACCTCGAACGGCCCCGGTGGCTCGGGCGGCACGGGGGTGAGCTACATGGCCAAGACCGATACCGGCAACCCCCTCCTCTATGCGTTCAAGGGCCTGGGCGGTCTCTTCCCCGCCTACTTCACCTTCGAGCCCTACGACGCGGTGGCGGCTCGCTATACGGAGGACGAGTCGCGCGATCTCTGGGAGTACAAATTGGCGCTCGAGCCCAGCGAGATACGGCTCTTGGTGCTGCACCTCTGGGAGCTCTCGGAGATTCGCATTCAATATTTGTATCTGACGGAGAATTGCTCCTACCACGTCCTGGCCGCCCTGGAGGCCGCCTCGCCGCGGTTCGATCTCCTGTCCAAGTTGAATGTCGTCGTCTTGCCCGGGGATACGATCCGCGCGCTCACCGATTCGCCAGGTCTGGTGCGCGGGGTGGACTACCATCCATCCCTTCGAAGCCGGCGCACGTCCCCGGCGACGGCCGACAAAGCGCCGGACCGCGGACATGGCTCGATGCGGGTCACCTTGGGCACCGGCGCCACCACGCAATATGGGACGGGATTCGCGACCTTCGGGTATCGGCTGGCCATGCACGATCTGGCCGATCCCGCGGACGGCACCCCGGAGCTGGTGCAGCTCGAGATCCTCGACGCGCAGGTGCGGCTCGATCTCGCCCGGCGCGTGCTCACGCTCGATCATCTGACGTTCGCCGAGGTGATGTCGCTCACCCCGCTCACGAGCTTCGAAAAGAGGCCGTCCTGGCGGGCGGTGGCCTTCGGGACGCGGCTCCACGATCGCGGGTGCCCCGATTGTTTTGCGCACGGGATCGAGGGCGGCCTTGGTTTGACCCTCGCCACCCGCGATGGGCGCGCGGCGCTCTTCGCCATGGCGGACGCTTATATCGCGTTCTCCGCGGGGTTCGATGGCGTGGGGGGGAGCTTCGTGCGCATCGGCGCCGGTCCTTATGGCGGGCTGCGACTTCGGCTGCCGGGCCGCACCTTGGCGCTGCTCACGGGCAGCGTTTCGTATTTGCCGGGCCAGGATCTCTCGAGCACGTACGACCTTCGCGCGAGCGTGCGCACCGAGCTCGGAAAGAACGTGGCCGTGGGCGTCCAGGCGGCCAAGCAGCCGCTCTCGATGGAGGCGTTCTTCAGCTCTTATTTCTATTTTTGA
- a CDS encoding serine/threonine protein kinase: protein MLTHNVKLVRRVAQGGMGSIWLARHMGLDVPVAAKLISGSTLCKPSAALERFAREARVTARLHHPNVIQILDYGISARAGGVPYIIMEYLEGEELEHAISTRGRLPLDETVSIVQTIADVLERAHQQGIVHRDIKPGNVFLHGPDKVVKVLDFGVARDEKDLSTRTTQAGEIVGTPFFMSPEQFVKPKEVDHRCDLWALGVLAYEALVGRVPFEGMTPTAVYLAVRSGQHARPSQLVPELPPAIDAWFRAVFQPDPARRFASAKAMADALARAARAGRSAGAANERESAEPRGASGPRRSRIVELVRKRSRPAAIVVSVCALAFAGAFLGGSSASSAPAARALVGSGAALVRSSVHVTPLSMRVARQHREGEGEAANAVNATDAAGEMAEEPSTPRASTTRSEHRVRPTRRRPPHEPTSFFFFR from the coding sequence ATGCTCACCCACAACGTGAAGCTGGTTCGCCGCGTCGCGCAAGGCGGCATGGGGAGCATTTGGCTCGCGCGGCACATGGGGCTGGACGTTCCGGTGGCCGCGAAGTTGATATCCGGTTCCACGCTCTGCAAACCGTCCGCCGCGCTCGAGCGCTTCGCCCGGGAGGCGCGGGTCACGGCGCGCTTGCACCACCCGAACGTGATTCAGATTCTCGATTACGGCATTTCGGCGCGCGCCGGTGGGGTGCCTTACATTATCATGGAGTACCTCGAGGGCGAGGAGCTGGAGCACGCGATTTCGACGCGCGGGCGGCTCCCCTTGGATGAAACCGTTTCCATCGTGCAAACCATCGCCGACGTGCTCGAGCGGGCGCACCAGCAAGGAATCGTTCACCGGGACATCAAACCCGGGAATGTTTTCCTCCACGGACCCGATAAGGTCGTGAAGGTCCTCGACTTCGGCGTCGCCCGAGACGAGAAGGATCTTTCGACCCGCACCACGCAGGCGGGTGAAATCGTCGGAACACCTTTCTTCATGAGCCCGGAGCAGTTCGTCAAACCCAAGGAAGTCGACCACCGATGCGATCTATGGGCGCTCGGTGTGCTGGCCTACGAGGCGCTGGTCGGCCGCGTTCCCTTCGAGGGCATGACGCCAACCGCCGTCTACCTCGCGGTCCGCAGCGGGCAGCATGCACGGCCGAGCCAGTTGGTGCCCGAGCTGCCGCCGGCCATCGACGCGTGGTTCCGCGCGGTGTTCCAGCCCGATCCCGCGCGGCGATTCGCGTCCGCCAAGGCCATGGCCGACGCGCTCGCCCGCGCGGCTCGCGCAGGCAGGTCCGCGGGCGCCGCCAACGAGCGCGAGAGCGCGGAGCCGCGCGGAGCAAGCGGCCCAAGACGGTCGCGGATCGTGGAGCTGGTTCGTAAACGCAGCCGCCCGGCGGCCATCGTCGTCTCGGTGTGCGCGCTGGCGTTCGCGGGAGCGTTCTTGGGCGGATCGTCGGCGTCGAGCGCGCCAGCGGCCCGCGCGCTCGTGGGCTCGGGGGCGGCCCTCGTGCGAAGCTCGGTCCATGTCACCCCGCTTTCCATGAGGGTCGCACGGCAGCATCGTGAGGGCGAGGGCGAGGCGGCGAACGCGGTGAACGCGACCGACGCAGCGGGCGAGATGGCGGAGGAGCCTTCCACGCCGCGGGCGAGCACCACGCGGTCGGAGCATCGGGTGCGACCGACGCGGCGGCGTCCCCCGCATGAACCTACATCGTTCTTCTTTTTCCGTTGA
- a CDS encoding S8 family serine peptidase, with protein MKRIGVGAAVLSMMAGFVGCSTPSDESHESTAALGDGVEAAMAVGHAPSSVLVFLKGSADLAPSEAFATKAERTASVHTRLVDHAKSAQKPLLEWLHRQGADVKPFHIVNAVLVTDASPALLQKLAARADVARLMLDRPIRRELVQESESLVDRDGAEPGAIATVGPNITATGAPRVWSELRANGTGVVIGSSDTGVSWTHPTLKTHYRGWNGTTADHSYSWHDAVHKGSSTGNTCGYDTTAPCDDQGHGTHTVGTMVGDDGAGNQIGMAPGAKWIGCRNMDANVGKPSTYIECTEWFMAPYPQGQPDKADPSKAADIINNSWGCPASEGCQGSELQQVLKSVRAAGIVFVAAAGNSGSGCGSIVDQPATISAETLSVGAVDHRNGTIASFSSRGPSKLDQRLGPDVSAPGVSVRSAYPGNGYSSMSGTSMASPHVVGEIALVISAVPTLRGKVDELTKLVTSTATPKTSTQTCGGVSGSTIPNNTYGAGNIDAYKAVNTAKKTFESTTSTETASSEGVWQ; from the coding sequence ATGAAACGAATTGGAGTTGGCGCAGCGGTTCTCAGCATGATGGCCGGCTTCGTCGGGTGCAGTACTCCGTCCGATGAGTCCCACGAATCCACGGCAGCACTGGGCGATGGGGTCGAGGCGGCGATGGCCGTCGGGCACGCGCCCTCCTCGGTCCTCGTCTTTTTGAAGGGCTCCGCCGATCTCGCGCCGAGCGAGGCCTTCGCCACCAAAGCGGAACGCACGGCCTCCGTGCATACGCGGCTCGTGGACCACGCCAAAAGCGCGCAAAAGCCGCTCCTCGAGTGGCTCCATCGGCAGGGCGCGGACGTAAAGCCCTTCCACATCGTCAATGCCGTTTTGGTGACCGACGCGAGCCCTGCGCTTTTGCAGAAGCTCGCGGCGCGAGCCGATGTCGCACGTCTCATGCTCGACCGGCCGATTCGGCGCGAGCTCGTGCAGGAGTCCGAGTCGCTGGTCGATCGCGACGGCGCGGAGCCGGGGGCCATCGCTACCGTCGGGCCGAACATCACCGCCACCGGCGCGCCGCGCGTTTGGAGCGAGCTGCGCGCGAACGGCACCGGCGTGGTGATCGGAAGCTCGGATACGGGTGTCAGCTGGACGCACCCGACGCTCAAAACGCATTACCGCGGCTGGAATGGCACCACGGCGGACCACTCCTACAGCTGGCACGACGCCGTTCACAAGGGCTCGAGCACCGGCAACACCTGCGGATACGACACCACCGCCCCCTGCGACGACCAAGGCCACGGCACGCACACCGTCGGAACGATGGTGGGCGACGATGGCGCGGGCAATCAAATTGGAATGGCGCCCGGCGCCAAATGGATCGGCTGCCGCAACATGGATGCGAACGTCGGAAAGCCCTCGACCTACATCGAGTGCACCGAGTGGTTCATGGCGCCGTATCCGCAAGGCCAGCCCGACAAGGCCGATCCTTCGAAGGCGGCGGACATCATCAACAACTCGTGGGGGTGCCCGGCGAGCGAAGGTTGCCAGGGCAGCGAGCTGCAACAGGTCCTCAAGTCGGTTCGCGCGGCCGGCATCGTCTTCGTGGCCGCCGCGGGCAACTCGGGCTCGGGCTGCGGATCCATCGTGGATCAACCGGCGACCATCAGCGCCGAGACCTTGTCCGTCGGCGCGGTCGATCATCGAAACGGCACCATCGCCTCCTTCTCCAGCCGCGGTCCCTCGAAGCTCGACCAACGCCTGGGCCCCGATGTCTCGGCCCCCGGCGTCTCCGTCCGCTCCGCCTACCCCGGCAATGGCTATTCGAGCATGAGCGGGACCTCCATGGCCTCTCCCCACGTGGTCGGCGAGATTGCCCTCGTCATCTCCGCCGTGCCCACCTTGCGCGGCAAAGTCGACGAGCTCACGAAGCTGGTCACCAGCACCGCCACCCCCAAAACGTCCACCCAGACGTGCGGAGGGGTGAGCGGCTCCACCATCCCCAACAACACGTACGGCGCCGGCAACATCGACGCGTACAAAGCGGTGAACACCGCCAAAAAGACATTCGAATCCACGACGTCGACGGAGACGGCCTCGAGCGAAGGAGTATGGCAATGA